DNA sequence from the Bacillus pumilus genome:
CGAATTTTTAAAAAAGGAAATCGATCAAGCGACAGCCCATCAACTATTCAAGCTTAGCTATATTGCTCTTCTTGTGCTCTTGCCTGGTATATTCGGAGCGATCTTTTTAACAAGAAGTATTCGTAAAGATACATTAGGTCTTGAACCGCATGAAATTGCTTCATTATTTCGAGAAAGAGAAGCGATGCTGCTTGCGATAAAAGAAGGGATTATTGCATTTGACCGCAAAGGCGCGATTACGATGATGAATACATCTGCTGAACACATGCTGCGCGTTTCATCCGAGCTGCGGCTTCATATTGATCAAGTCTTGCCAAAAGCCAATCTCCTTGTCTATTTAAAGGAAGAGACAATTGAACCGAACATAGAAACCGTTGTCAATGATAAAACCTATGTCTTAAATGTGAAAAAAGTGGTGCAGGACAACCATGTCTTTGGAGGGATTGTGAGCTTCAGGGAGAAAACAGAGCTGACGAAGCTGCTGGATACATTAACAGAGGTCAGCCAATATTCAGAAGACCTGAGAGCGCAAACACACGAATTTTCAAATAAGCTGTACGCCATTTTAGGTTTGCTTGAGCTGAAGCAAGTGGATGAAGCCATTGACTTAATAAAGGAAGAATATACGCTGCAAAACCGTCAGCACGATTTACTGATGAAGCAAATACGATCTCCTAAAATACAAGCCATCCTACTTGGCAAGCTAGGGAAAGCCTCTGAGAAGAAGGTACATTTCCACATCGATGAAAATAGTTCATTGGAGCCGCTACCAGCACATTTAAGTCTATCTCACTTTATTACCATCATCGGCAATCTCGTAGACAATGCGTTTGAGGCTGTATTGAATAAGGAGAAAAGAGAAGTAAGCTTGTTCATCACAGATATTGGATTTGATATTATCATAGAGGTGTCTGATTCAGGGGATGGTGTCAATGAAGGAGCCATTTCACAACTTTTCACAAGAGGACATTCATCAAAGGGAGAAGGACGAGGCTATGGACTCGCCAATGTCAAAGAAGTATTGGACGAACTTGGGGGCTGGATTGAAATAACGAACCAAAAAGAAGGCGGTGCCATCTTCACTGCATACATACCGAAAGGCACAAAGGGGGAATAAATGGTGATGAAGGTACTCATTGCGGAGGATGATTTTCGAATCGCAGCCATTCATGCATCTTATATACAACAAATAGAGGGATTTCAAGTCGCCGGAAAGGCAAAGAGTGCAAAGGATATGTGGGAGGCGCTTCAAAAGGAACAAGTCGACCTCATCTTGCTTGATGTGTATATGCCCGATGAGCTCGGCACAAACCT
Encoded proteins:
- a CDS encoding sensor histidine kinase, whose translation is MGKRKVTLQTKILGLIIGLLLVVITLLTICFGFLQTSERQRQAEQLAVQTARTISYMPPIKTSVATSASKNEEQVVLEQMKDQVRAHAIFITNQKGKILFHTNHENVGKTISVFRGRSTLLFGGTSISSGDSNGETVVRGSAPIMKETGKHEEIIGTVTVEFLKKEIDQATAHQLFKLSYIALLVLLPGIFGAIFLTRSIRKDTLGLEPHEIASLFREREAMLLAIKEGIIAFDRKGAITMMNTSAEHMLRVSSELRLHIDQVLPKANLLVYLKEETIEPNIETVVNDKTYVLNVKKVVQDNHVFGGIVSFREKTELTKLLDTLTEVSQYSEDLRAQTHEFSNKLYAILGLLELKQVDEAIDLIKEEYTLQNRQHDLLMKQIRSPKIQAILLGKLGKASEKKVHFHIDENSSLEPLPAHLSLSHFITIIGNLVDNAFEAVLNKEKREVSLFITDIGFDIIIEVSDSGDGVNEGAISQLFTRGHSSKGEGRGYGLANVKEVLDELGGWIEITNQKEGGAIFTAYIPKGTKGE